A section of the Anabaena cylindrica PCC 7122 genome encodes:
- a CDS encoding ATP-binding sensor histidine kinase produces MLTSKVSISGYRVSEELYNGSRTVVYQGYRENDSLPVAIKLLKNPYPSFSELVQFRNQYTISKNLHSSLIIQTYSLETYQNGYVLVMEDFGGISLQQWVLKEKNALSVIELLKIAITLCNTLDILYRERIIHKDIKPSNILINPQSKQIKLIDFSIASLLPRETQTLINPNVLEGTLSYISPEQTGRMNRGIDYRTDFYSLGVTLYELFTGELPFQSKESMELVHCHIAKAAPLAHEINPQIPVVISKIVNKLMAKNAEDRYQSALGLKLDLENCLHQLQETGEIQSFEIAQRDLCDRFSIPDKLYGRETEIKKLLQAFNRVSRGATEMMLISGFSGIGKTAVVNEVHKPIVQQRGYFIKGKFDQFNRNIPFSAFVQVFRDLMGQLLTESDAQIQQWKNQILAAVGENGQVIIEVVPELSRIIGEQPSATKLSGIAAQNRFNLLFQKFTQVFTSAEHPLVMFLDDLQWTDSASLKLIQLLMADMSHLFIIGAYRDNEVNLAHPLILTLSEIQKKTATINTINLAPLSQGKINQLVADTLKCSENLAIPLSQLIFQKTQGNPFFATQFLKSLHQDNIIQFDWKLGFWQCDIAQVTTQAVTDDVVSFMTFQLGKLPPSTQQILQLAACIGNQFDLATLAIVSEQSAIETAADLWKALQEGLILGLSDVYKFYVGQESQVITQENSQPVSYKFLHDRIQQAAYLLIDEQKRQATHRMIGQQLLHHIPSQQQEFRIFEIVNQLNAGIEILTQQSDKDELARLNSIAGRKAKATAAYEPALKYSTIGLDLLVPHDWQSQYELLLTLYELAVETAYLTGNFAQMEQFAEVVFNKTTSLLDQVKTYEVKIQACMAQNQQLVALNIAKDVLQQLGVDLPRQPTTSEIGQGLQEIQILLADKPIETLLKLPQMTASTQRAAMQILSSIISAAYQVDPALLPFVVFAHVRLSIQYGNAPESTYGYVFYGLMLLIIAGDIDSAYEFGRLGINLLDHLDAANLAAKTIFAFNCMLRHWKEATKNCLEDSFQAYVIGLETGDIEYAGLSLCNCSLIGLCSGRDLRLLNQEMKAHYKAIERLHQYGVLWIQSLYSQAVLNLIEAPSKPYLLRGDRYDEEKLIPLHIKNNELTMLYQCYVTKLLLSYLFQEYGQALENINLAEKYAAAGAGLPFMPIFYFYDSLTHLAVFANAPEPEQARILERVNTNQAKIQMWAYHAPTNNSHRYELVEAERYRVLGNKNEAIEKYDRAISLAQENEYINEEALANELAVKFYLDWGKKRIAQEYMINAYYGYARWGAKAKVADLERRYPQLLSPILQPTCSPLSTSETIFALQTATSSIPTTTVNSSGISDSLDLATVLEASQTISGEIELEKLLSSLLSIVIQNAGADKCVLMLLRDHRLLIKGSITVGKEPFVLQCLPVEDSQDIPLKLIYKVKHNMQTTVMWDATLDPTLANDPYIMHQQPKSILCSPILYQGKLLGIFYLENNLVTGAFTSDRVELLNLLCVQAAISLENARLYRQSQIKNQELEESIQSLQATQAQLQLSQEFLRLVIDNIPQLVFWKDRNSNFLGCNASAVQATNLESPEQIIGKNDHDFFIQEEADWYQLCDRRVMESGEPELHIIETQLRADGIQYWLDTNKIPLRDSDNNVIGILVTVEDISYLRRTEAKGKQAQEELEEKEQFLRSIYDGAEIVIFVIDVLADGSFCYAGWNPAAEKVTGISSIHVVGKTLQEVMGEEQGERLQRRFTEIVTTGRKVAYEEHINFNGQETWWFANLNPIKNVEGQVERIIGTTFDISDRKQIELALQQKSQDLEQALSNLQKAQLQMVQSEKMSALGNLVAGIAHEMNNPLGFIYASLQQAKPILTDIFEHLKLYQKSFPNPGTEILNHAEIIDLNYSLEDFPKIIDSMTIACDRLTNISTSLRTFSRADRDDKVPFNIHEGIDSTILILKHRLKANEKRPAIEVVTNYGNLPPIKCFPGQLNQVFMNIIANAIDALDESSRGWNIETIKINNNRIIIQTSIEHQQVKITIADNAQGMSEQIKQKIFDYLFTTKGISKGTGLGLAIAKQIIEEKHQGSITVNSTPGKGTEFIIYLSNSQNTFSANPN; encoded by the coding sequence ATGCTTACTAGCAAAGTCAGTATTTCTGGATATCGCGTTAGCGAAGAACTCTACAATGGTTCTAGAACTGTTGTTTATCAAGGGTATCGAGAAAATGACTCATTACCAGTGGCTATCAAACTACTAAAAAATCCTTATCCAAGTTTTAGCGAACTTGTGCAGTTTCGTAACCAATATACTATATCTAAAAATCTCCATTCATCTCTAATTATCCAAACCTATAGCCTAGAAACGTACCAAAATGGTTATGTGTTAGTGATGGAAGATTTTGGGGGGATTTCTCTACAGCAATGGGTGCTGAAAGAAAAAAACGCGCTATCTGTAATAGAATTATTAAAAATAGCGATCACACTCTGCAACACCTTAGACATACTATATCGAGAGCGCATTATTCATAAAGATATTAAACCCAGCAATATTTTAATCAATCCTCAGAGCAAACAAATTAAATTAATTGACTTTAGTATTGCATCTTTACTACCACGGGAAACGCAAACGTTAATCAATCCTAATGTGTTAGAAGGAACATTATCCTATATTTCCCCAGAACAAACAGGAAGGATGAATAGGGGAATTGACTACCGGACTGATTTTTATTCATTAGGTGTGACTTTATACGAACTTTTTACAGGAGAATTACCTTTTCAATCAAAAGAGTCGATGGAATTGGTACATTGTCATATTGCCAAAGCAGCACCGTTAGCACATGAAATTAACCCACAAATTCCGGTAGTAATTTCCAAAATCGTCAACAAATTGATGGCGAAAAATGCCGAAGACAGATATCAGAGTGCTTTGGGGCTGAAATTAGATTTAGAAAATTGTTTACATCAGCTACAAGAAACTGGTGAAATTCAGAGTTTTGAAATTGCCCAAAGAGATCTGTGCGATCGCTTTTCCATCCCCGACAAACTTTATGGGCGAGAAACAGAAATAAAAAAACTCCTCCAAGCCTTTAATAGAGTCAGTCGAGGTGCAACAGAAATGATGCTGATATCTGGGTTTTCCGGAATTGGCAAAACTGCGGTTGTTAACGAAGTCCATAAACCAATTGTGCAGCAACGTGGTTATTTTATCAAAGGTAAATTTGATCAATTTAATCGCAATATTCCCTTCAGTGCGTTTGTCCAAGTATTCCGGGATTTAATGGGACAATTATTAACCGAAAGTGATGCACAGATTCAGCAATGGAAAAATCAGATATTAGCGGCTGTAGGTGAGAATGGACAAGTAATTATTGAAGTCGTTCCCGAATTATCAAGAATTATTGGTGAACAACCATCTGCCACGAAATTATCAGGAATAGCAGCACAAAATAGATTTAATTTATTATTTCAAAAATTCACCCAAGTCTTTACCAGTGCAGAACATCCCTTGGTAATGTTTTTAGATGACTTGCAATGGACTGATTCAGCATCACTGAAGTTAATACAGCTATTGATGGCCGATATGAGTCATCTTTTTATTATTGGTGCATATCGTGATAACGAAGTAAATTTAGCACATCCTTTAATATTAACTTTAAGTGAAATCCAAAAAAAAACAGCAACGATTAATACAATTAATTTAGCACCATTAAGCCAAGGAAAAATAAATCAATTAGTTGCTGATACCTTAAAATGCTCTGAGAATTTAGCAATTCCTCTTTCTCAGTTAATTTTTCAAAAAACTCAAGGAAATCCGTTTTTCGCTACCCAGTTTCTCAAATCATTGCATCAAGACAATATTATTCAATTTGATTGGAAGTTAGGATTTTGGCAATGTGATATTGCACAAGTGACAACTCAAGCGGTTACAGATGATGTTGTATCCTTTATGACATTCCAATTAGGAAAACTCCCGCCATCAACCCAACAGATATTGCAGTTAGCAGCTTGTATTGGCAATCAGTTTGATTTAGCAACTTTGGCAATTGTTTCTGAACAATCGGCAATTGAAACGGCTGCTGATTTATGGAAAGCATTACAAGAAGGATTGATTTTAGGACTTAGTGATGTTTATAAATTTTATGTTGGACAAGAAAGCCAAGTAATTACCCAAGAAAATTCTCAGCCTGTTAGCTACAAATTTTTACACGATCGCATCCAACAAGCTGCTTATTTATTGATTGATGAACAGAAAAGACAAGCAACCCATCGAATGATTGGGCAACAATTACTGCATCACATTCCCTCACAACAACAGGAATTCAGAATTTTTGAGATCGTCAATCAGTTAAATGCAGGGATAGAAATACTCACTCAACAGTCTGACAAAGATGAATTAGCCAGACTCAATTCAATTGCAGGACGCAAAGCCAAAGCGACAGCCGCTTATGAACCTGCACTCAAGTATTCCACAATAGGATTAGATTTATTAGTCCCTCATGATTGGCAAAGCCAATATGAACTACTGTTAACACTGTATGAATTGGCAGTAGAAACGGCTTATCTGACTGGCAACTTTGCACAAATGGAACAGTTTGCTGAAGTTGTGTTCAACAAAACTACTTCATTACTGGATCAAGTTAAAACCTATGAAGTGAAAATTCAAGCTTGCATGGCTCAGAATCAGCAGTTAGTGGCCTTAAACATTGCCAAGGATGTTTTGCAGCAATTAGGCGTTGATTTACCAAGGCAGCCAACAACCAGCGAGATTGGGCAGGGACTTCAGGAAATACAAATACTCCTAGCAGACAAACCCATTGAGACATTATTAAAACTACCACAGATGACTGCATCTACACAACGGGCGGCGATGCAGATTCTCTCTAGCATTATTTCTGCTGCCTATCAGGTAGATCCAGCCTTACTACCCTTTGTGGTGTTTGCCCACGTTCGGCTGTCTATCCAGTATGGGAATGCACCAGAATCGACCTATGGGTATGTCTTTTATGGGCTGATGCTTTTGATCATTGCCGGGGATATAGATTCTGCCTATGAGTTTGGCAGACTAGGCATAAATTTATTAGATCATTTAGATGCTGCTAATCTGGCAGCAAAGACCATTTTTGCATTTAACTGTATGCTCAGGCATTGGAAAGAGGCAACCAAAAATTGCTTAGAAGACTCTTTTCAAGCCTACGTGATTGGCTTAGAGACTGGTGATATTGAATATGCTGGCTTAAGCCTTTGCAATTGTAGCTTGATTGGGTTGTGTAGTGGGCGGGATCTGCGGCTACTCAATCAGGAAATGAAGGCGCATTACAAGGCTATTGAGCGATTACACCAGTATGGCGTTCTATGGATACAAAGTCTTTACTCTCAGGCAGTTCTCAATTTGATTGAAGCCCCTAGCAAACCGTATCTCTTGCGAGGCGATCGCTATGATGAAGAGAAGTTAATTCCATTACACATCAAAAACAACGAATTAACGATGCTCTACCAGTGTTATGTTACTAAGCTGCTACTCAGTTATCTCTTCCAAGAATATGGGCAAGCTTTAGAAAATATTAATTTGGCAGAAAAGTATGCAGCAGCAGGAGCAGGGCTACCCTTTATGCCCATCTTCTATTTTTACGATTCACTGACTCATTTAGCTGTTTTTGCTAATGCTCCTGAACCAGAGCAGGCTAGAATTTTGGAACGAGTAAATACAAACCAAGCAAAAATTCAGATGTGGGCATATCATGCACCAACAAATAATTCCCATCGCTATGAGTTGGTAGAAGCAGAACGGTACCGGGTATTAGGTAATAAAAATGAAGCTATAGAAAAATACGATCGCGCTATTTCTCTGGCCCAGGAAAACGAATATATCAACGAAGAAGCCTTAGCCAACGAGCTGGCAGTCAAATTCTACCTCGACTGGGGTAAAAAGCGTATTGCTCAAGAATACATGATCAACGCCTACTACGGTTATGCTCGTTGGGGAGCAAAAGCCAAGGTTGCTGACTTGGAAAGACGCTATCCCCAACTGCTCTCCCCCATCTTACAGCCGACTTGTTCTCCTCTCTCTACTAGCGAAACTATCTTTGCTTTACAGACTGCCACATCTAGCATTCCCACCACCACTGTCAATAGTAGCGGTATCTCAGATTCTCTTGACTTAGCTACTGTTCTCGAAGCTTCACAAACTATTTCTGGCGAAATCGAACTGGAAAAACTCTTGTCATCGTTGCTTTCTATCGTCATTCAAAATGCAGGGGCTGATAAATGTGTCCTCATGTTGTTGCGAGATCACCGCTTGTTGATCAAAGGGTCAATTACCGTGGGCAAAGAGCCATTTGTTTTGCAATGCCTTCCTGTTGAGGACAGTCAGGATATTCCCCTCAAGCTGATTTACAAAGTCAAGCACAATATGCAGACCACGGTGATGTGGGATGCAACCCTTGATCCGACCTTAGCAAATGACCCGTATATCATGCATCAGCAGCCTAAGAGTATCTTATGCAGCCCAATTTTGTATCAAGGGAAGTTGCTGGGCATTTTTTATCTGGAGAATAATTTAGTAACAGGGGCGTTTACAAGCGATCGCGTCGAGCTATTAAATCTACTTTGCGTCCAAGCCGCTATTTCCTTAGAAAATGCCCGACTTTATCGCCAGTCTCAAATTAAGAATCAAGAACTAGAGGAATCAATCCAAAGTCTCCAAGCTACCCAAGCACAACTACAATTGTCCCAAGAGTTTTTGCGATTGGTGATCGACAATATTCCGCAGCTAGTCTTTTGGAAAGACCGCAACTCCAACTTTTTGGGTTGTAATGCCAGTGCGGTTCAAGCTACAAATTTGGAGTCACCAGAACAGATTATCGGGAAAAATGATCATGACTTTTTTATTCAGGAAGAAGCCGACTGGTATCAACTGTGCGATCGCCGCGTCATGGAATCAGGAGAACCCGAACTCCACATCATCGAAACCCAGTTAAGAGCAGATGGCATTCAATACTGGCTCGACACAAACAAAATTCCCCTGCGCGATTCAGACAACAACGTCATCGGTATTTTGGTGACAGTCGAAGATATTAGTTATCTGAGACGAACGGAAGCCAAGGGAAAACAAGCTCAAGAAGAACTAGAGGAAAAAGAGCAGTTTTTGCGGAGTATCTATGATGGTGCCGAAATTGTAATTTTTGTCATAGATGTATTGGCAGATGGCAGTTTCTGCTATGCCGGATGGAACCCTGCCGCAGAAAAGGTGACTGGAATTAGTAGCATTCATGTTGTAGGAAAAACTCTCCAAGAAGTCATGGGAGAAGAACAGGGAGAAAGGCTGCAACGACGATTTACTGAAATTGTCACAACAGGCAGAAAAGTTGCATATGAAGAGCATATCAACTTTAATGGTCAGGAAACCTGGTGGTTTGCTAACCTCAATCCCATCAAGAATGTAGAGGGGCAGGTTGAGCGAATTATTGGCACAACATTTGATATTAGCGATCGCAAGCAAATAGAACTTGCCCTACAACAAAAATCCCAAGACTTAGAACAAGCCTTAAGCAATCTGCAAAAAGCCCAATTACAAATGGTGCAAAGTGAAAAAATGTCTGCACTGGGTAATTTAGTAGCTGGGATAGCCCACGAAATGAATAACCCTCTGGGTTTTATTTATGCTAGTCTTCAACAAGCTAAACCCATCCTCACTGATATTTTTGAACACTTGAAATTATATCAAAAAAGCTTTCCCAATCCTGGTACAGAAATTCTCAACCATGCCGAAATAATTGACTTAAATTATAGCTTAGAAGACTTTCCTAAAATCATAGATTCGATGACCATAGCCTGTGACAGATTAACAAATATCAGTACCAGTCTCCGCACCTTCTCCCGTGCTGACAGAGACGACAAAGTACCATTTAATATCCATGAAGGCATTGATAGCACCATTCTTATTCTCAAACATCGTCTCAAAGCTAACGAAAAACGTCCTGCCATCGAAGTTGTCACCAACTATGGTAATTTACCTCCAATAAAATGTTTTCCAGGGCAATTAAATCAGGTATTTATGAATATTATTGCCAATGCCATAGATGCACTAGATGAATCAAGTAGAGGATGGAATATTGAGACAATAAAAATAAATAATAACAGAATTATAATTCAAACTTCAATCGAACATCAGCAGGTAAAAATCACCATTGCTGATAATGCTCAAGGAATGAGCGAACAAATCAAACAGAAAATATTTGACTACTTATTTACAACTAAGGGCATAAGTAAAGGTACAGGATTAGGATTAGCGATTGCCAAGCAAATTATCGAAGAAAAACATCAAGGTAGCATTACTGTTAATTCCACTCCAGGGAAAGGCACAGAGTTTATCATCTATCTGTCAAATAGTCAAAACACTTTTTCAGCAAACCCTAATTAA
- a CDS encoding cyclophilin-like fold protein: MQDCTKILDDHSKVFTVTLIDSKTTQDFISLLPLTLTLEDYARTEKISYLPKKLSTEDAPPGSDPAVGDIAYYSPWENLAMYYNDSGYANGLVILGKIDGGIETFNVPGSVEVTIELQSQ; encoded by the coding sequence TTGCAGGATTGTACAAAGATTTTAGACGATCATTCTAAAGTTTTTACAGTCACTTTGATCGACAGTAAAACCACTCAGGATTTTATTTCCCTGCTGCCATTAACGCTGACGTTAGAAGATTATGCGAGAACCGAAAAAATTAGTTATCTGCCAAAAAAATTATCTACAGAAGATGCACCCCCAGGCAGTGATCCTGCTGTTGGAGATATTGCTTATTACTCTCCCTGGGAGAATTTGGCAATGTATTACAACGATTCTGGATACGCCAACGGACTCGTTATCCTCGGCAAAATAGATGGTGGTATCGAGACATTTAATGTGCCTGGTTCTGTAGAAGTGACAATCGAGCTTCAATCGCAATAA
- a CDS encoding AraC family transcriptional regulator — MDLMNDQHAKREASRVQANRDELVERISQAIRHDGTIEPLKGLHLHRFSLPIEACHAVSVPAFCVIAQGSKEVLLGSDRYLYDPAHYLLATVEMPIMSQILEASKAQPCLSLRLDLDSTLVSSVMVEADYPASQSPANVKAIDVSPLDGSLLDAVIRLVRLVDTPAEARVLMPLVAREIIYRLLMGEQGARLRHIAVLGGYTHYIALAVERLRKNFKEPIKIESIARDLGMSVSGFHHHFKSVTAMSPLQFQKQLRLQEARRLMLGENLDATSAAYLVGYDDASHFNREYKVGLRDAHEVWRLR, encoded by the coding sequence ATGGATTTAATGAACGACCAACACGCAAAGCGTGAGGCTTCCAGAGTGCAAGCCAACCGAGACGAATTGGTTGAGCGCATCTCACAGGCTATTCGTCATGATGGAACAATCGAGCCGTTGAAAGGCTTGCATCTTCATCGATTCTCCTTACCTATAGAAGCCTGTCATGCTGTTTCTGTCCCCGCCTTTTGTGTAATCGCCCAGGGCAGTAAAGAAGTGCTTTTGGGTAGCGATCGCTATCTGTACGACCCTGCACATTATCTGTTGGCGACGGTCGAAATGCCGATTATGAGCCAAATTCTAGAAGCATCCAAAGCCCAACCATGCCTGAGCCTTCGCCTTGATCTTGATTCCACCCTGGTCAGTTCAGTCATGGTCGAGGCAGACTATCCCGCGTCCCAAAGTCCTGCCAATGTCAAAGCGATCGACGTAAGTCCACTAGATGGATCGCTGCTCGATGCCGTTATCCGGCTCGTTCGGCTGGTGGACACGCCCGCTGAAGCACGGGTTCTGATGCCGTTGGTCGCACGGGAAATCATTTACCGACTCCTGATGGGAGAGCAAGGCGCGCGACTGCGTCATATTGCCGTTCTGGGTGGCTACACCCACTACATTGCGCTTGCTGTCGAGCGACTTCGTAAAAACTTTAAGGAGCCGATCAAAATTGAAAGCATCGCGAGAGATCTGGGAATGAGTGTATCAGGCTTCCATCATCACTTCAAGTCAGTCACTGCCATGAGTCCCTTGCAGTTCCAGAAGCAACTGCGGTTGCAAGAGGCTCGTCGTCTAATGCTGGGGGAAAATCTTGACGCTACCAGTGCTGCTTACCTTGTGGGTTATGACGATGCCTCGCACTTCAACCGGGAGTACAAGGTTGGGTTGAGGGACGCTCATGAAGTGTGGCGTTTGCGGTAG
- a CDS encoding alpha/beta hydrolase — MKHSILIPTLLISAICTTAAFALDKTQVLRQISQSPVQQSAVVEGADNFYKSDRVTIQKVTFKNQYNMQVAGNLFIPKTLNPKAKNPVIIVGHPMGAVKEQSANLYAQKLAEQGFVTLSLDLSFWGESEGQPRNVVSPDIYAEDFSAAVDFLSTRPFVDRNRIGVLGICGSGSFAISAAKIDPRLKAIATVSMYDMGAANRNGLRRSMTLEQRKKAIAAATEQRHVEFTGGETKYTSGTVQKLNENSTAIEREFYDFYRTPRGEYTPKGSSPKLTTHPTLTSNIKFMNFYPFNDIETISPRPMLFITGTDAHSREFSEDAYSRAAEPKDLYIVPNAGHVDLYDRVNLIPWDKLTSFFNQHLSR, encoded by the coding sequence ATGAAACACAGCATTTTAATACCAACCCTCTTGATTAGTGCAATCTGCACAACGGCAGCATTCGCGCTCGACAAAACACAGGTCTTGCGTCAAATATCCCAATCACCCGTGCAGCAGTCTGCTGTAGTCGAGGGGGCGGACAACTTCTATAAGAGCGATAGAGTAACCATACAAAAGGTTACGTTCAAAAACCAATACAATATGCAGGTTGCCGGGAATCTCTTCATTCCTAAAACTTTGAATCCCAAGGCCAAGAATCCGGTAATCATTGTCGGACACCCAATGGGGGCAGTCAAAGAACAAAGCGCAAACCTATATGCCCAAAAACTGGCTGAACAAGGGTTCGTCACCTTGTCTCTTGATTTGTCATTCTGGGGCGAGAGTGAAGGGCAGCCCCGCAACGTTGTTTCGCCGGATATTTATGCCGAGGATTTCAGTGCTGCGGTCGATTTTCTGAGTACCCGGCCATTCGTTGACAGAAACCGGATTGGTGTTCTTGGAATTTGCGGTAGCGGGAGCTTTGCCATCAGCGCAGCCAAGATTGACCCGCGACTGAAGGCTATTGCGACGGTCAGTATGTACGACATGGGTGCAGCCAACCGTAACGGGTTGAGACGTTCTATGACCCTTGAACAGAGAAAGAAAGCCATCGCTGCGGCGACTGAACAACGCCATGTCGAGTTCACGGGCGGCGAGACCAAATACACAAGCGGAACCGTGCAAAAACTGAATGAGAACTCCACCGCTATTGAGCGTGAGTTTTATGACTTCTACCGCACTCCTAGGGGCGAATACACCCCCAAAGGTTCATCGCCGAAACTGACAACGCACCCGACGCTTACCAGCAACATCAAATTCATGAACTTCTACCCGTTCAACGACATTGAGACGATCTCACCTCGTCCCATGCTATTCATCACGGGGACAGATGCACATTCCAGGGAGTTCAGCGAAGATGCCTACAGTCGCGCAGCCGAGCCAAAGGATCTCTATATCGTTCCCAATGCAGGACATGTCGATTTGTACGACCGGGTGAACCTGATCCCGTGGGACAAGCTTACATCCTTTTTCAATCAGCATCTCAGTCGATAA
- a CDS encoding SDR family oxidoreductase, with protein MIKDKVVIITGASSGIGEASAKLLASKGANVVLGARREQQLRHLVDEIQKAGGQGVYQVMDVVNPFDNAEIVNLAKETFGSVDVIFLNAGIMPNSPLSELKTDEWNQTVDINIKGVLNGVAAVLPTFISQKSGHIIATSSVAGLKAYPGGAVYGGTKWFLRDFIEVLRMESAQEGTNIRTATIYPAAINTELLDRITNQDVAEKMTALYEQYGISSDRVANVVAFAIDQPEDTNVNEFTIGPTTQPW; from the coding sequence ATGATTAAAGACAAAGTTGTGATTATTACTGGCGCATCATCAGGGATTGGTGAAGCAAGTGCAAAATTGCTGGCAAGCAAAGGTGCTAACGTTGTATTGGGCGCGCGACGCGAGCAGCAATTGAGACACCTGGTTGATGAAATTCAAAAAGCTGGCGGACAAGGAGTCTATCAAGTGATGGATGTGGTTAACCCATTTGATAACGCTGAAATAGTCAATCTTGCCAAGGAAACATTTGGAAGTGTCGATGTTATTTTCTTAAACGCTGGCATAATGCCAAATTCTCCACTTTCTGAATTGAAAACTGATGAATGGAATCAAACAGTTGATATCAATATCAAGGGTGTACTGAATGGTGTTGCTGCTGTGTTACCAACTTTTATTAGCCAAAAGTCTGGGCATATTATCGCAACTTCATCGGTGGCTGGATTAAAAGCTTATCCAGGTGGTGCGGTGTATGGTGGGACGAAATGGTTTCTACGCGATTTCATCGAAGTTCTACGCATGGAATCTGCTCAAGAAGGAACTAACATTCGTACTGCGACCATTTATCCTGCTGCAATTAATACTGAGTTGTTAGATCGGATTACCAACCAAGATGTGGCTGAAAAAATGACGGCTTTGTATGAGCAATATGGCATCTCGTCAGATCGAGTAGCCAATGTTGTGGCGTTTGCAATTGACCAGCCAGAAGATACAAACGTGAACGAATTTACGATTGGCCCAACCACCCAGCCTTGGTAA